CATGCCGGCGGAGGCACCCCGGAAAATGAATCCTGGGCCAGGCAGGCCGCCCTCTCCCCACCACCCGCTCCGCGGGCGGTCCTCCCCTCTCCCACGTCGTGGGCGAGGGGCAGCGGACTCGCTGCGCGAGATTCACGTTAAATTTTCATGAGCTTGGAAAGTGATATTTCACAAGTTCATCAAATTTCCGCATTCGGTCACATAAACCACTGAGAATATCGGTATTTCCGCTAGCGGGCCGACCGAGCCTTGGCTAAACTGCACCCATCGGTCTGACAATATTGGCTAGTGGACAGGGGTCGTCACCAAAACCGGGGGCGCCATGTCGGAACCGGGACTACACAAGGGAGCGGGTGATGAAGGGATTCTGGAAGCTGGCCGCGCTGTGTGCGGCATTTATCGCGGGTTGTGGCGGCGGGGATGTGAGCAGCCCCGACTTCGTCCCCGATCTGGTTTCGGTCACGATTAGCCCGACGAGCGCAACAGTCCCGATCGGCGAGACCCAGCAATTCACCGCTGCAGGCGAATTCACGGCACAGCCCGGCGCCGAACCGCCCACCACCACCCGCGCCATCACTCCGAACTGGAGCGTCAGTGACACCAGCATCGCCACCATCGACGGCGACGGTGTGCTCACCGCGGTCGACGACGGCAGCGTGACCGTCACCGCGGAGCAGGATGGCATTACCGCCTCCGCAACCGTCACGGTCCCCGCGCCGACCCTGACGGCGATCACCGTAGACCCGGCGACCGCAACAATCCTGGTCGGCGAGAATGTCACGTTCACGGCCACGGGGACGTATCAGAATTCACCGGATTCGGAACCGACCTCCGGCCCGGTCACGGTCAGCTGGAGCAGCAGCGACGCCAGCATCGCCACGATCACCAGCAGCGGTGTGGCCAGCGGCCAGGATCCCGGCGTGGTGACGATCACGGCCAGTAACGGCAGTGTGCAGGGCACGGCGACGCTCAATGTCGTCGAGTTCATGCCGGTGCTCACGGCGATCACGGTCACGCCCGTCGCCACCGAAGCGCCGATCGGCGACAACGTCCAGTTCACGGCAACCGGCGTATACACGGCGCCGGGCGGCGGCACCACCACCGGCCCGGTCGAGGACGTGGTGTGGGCCGTTTCGAATGAATCCATCGCGACCATCGACGAAGACACCGGTGTCGCCAGCGCGCTGACCCAGGGCAGCACCACCGTCACCGCCAGCAGCGGCGGCGTGACCGGCAGCGCCACACTGACCGTGACCGCACCGGCACTGCGCAGCATCACGGTCAGTCCGGAGACCGCTGATGTGCCGCTGGGCGGAACTCAGGTCTATACCGCCATGGGCATCTACAGCGACAGCTCGACACCGCGCCCGATCGACGGCACCGTGACCTGGACTTCGGCGGATACGGCCATCGCTACCGTCACGCCCACCGGCAGCAGCACCACGGCGACCGCCGAAGCGGCGGGAACCACCATGATCACCGCCAACAGCGGCGGCTTCAGCGACACCGCGGAGATCGTCGTCACCGAACCGGAACTGGCCGCGCTGATTCGCATCGAGCCGGAAACGGCGCGGGTCGTGCCTGGCACCTCGCAGGAATTCACCGCTTACGGCAGCTTCACAGACGGCTCCGAATCGGCACTGGCCGACGCCAACATCGTCTGGAGCAGCAGCGACGACACCATCGCCACGGTCGACGCCGACGGCATCGCCACCGGCGTCGCCCAGGGTGAAGTGACGATTACCGCGACCCTTGCCGACGGCTACGTGCTCAGCGCCTCACCGCGCAGCGCATCGGCTGATTTGCTCGTCGCCAACCCGGTCTGCTCGATACCCCTGCGCGCCACCGACAGCGCCTCGGTCGTCGACAGCATCGACGGCCTGTGTCTGCTGTGCAGCGTCGAGAACACCGCCAATCTGGTTGACAACGCCGACGAGAATTTCGCAACGATCTCGGTTCCGGTCGGCCTTCTGACCGGCGGCGCCTCGGTCACGGTCAACACCGCACCGAACGCCTCTTACGCGGTACCGTTCCCGGCAGGCACCACAACCGGCTTCATCATCGGCCGGCCCGCGGGTGCGCTGGTACTGGCCGAAGTGGCTTCGCAAATCGAAGTCACCACGCTGCTCGATGGCGAGGTCTCCGAGACTTCGGGTGATCTGACGCCGCTGCGTCTGGACCTCCTGGGTCTGCAGCTGACGGATTCAACAGCGGACGAACTACTGTCGGTCTCGTTGACGACCACCGCTCCGTTCGACGCCATCCGCCTGAGGTTCAACTCGGGTCTGGCCAGCGCGCTGAGCAGCGTGCAGGTCTACAACGCCTGCGGACAGACCACTCTGCCGCCGGAGGTGCCCGCCCTGGTCGAAGTGGTCGGCATCGAACCGGAGACCGGTGTCGTGGCGCTCGATTCGGCTTCCGGCTTCTCGCTGATCGGGCTCTACGAGGATGGCGAGGAACGTGCAATCCCGGCCTCCGACGTGAACTGGAGCGTTTTGGATGCGGCGACCGCAGCGGTCGACGTTTCAGGCTTGGTCACCGGCCTGGGCCTCGGCGAAACCACGATCACCGGCCGTCTCAAGGACGGTGTGGCGCCCGACGTAACGACGCGTGAAGCCTCCACCACGATCACCGTGATCGCGGAATCGGCGTTCTGCACGACACCACTGCTCGCTGCCAAGGGCGCCTACGTGCTCGACGACATCGACGGCCTGTGCCTGCTGTGCGGTATCTCCAATACCGGCAACATCGTTGATCCTTCAACCGACAATTTCGCCAATATCTCCGTACCGGTCGGTCTGCTCGGTGGCAGCGCTTCGGTAACGGTGGCCATCAATGAAGACGGGGACTACGAGCTGCCGTTCGACGGCACCCAGCAGGTCGGCTTCGTGATCGGCCGACCCGCAGGTTCGCTGCTGCTGGTGGAACTGGGCTCGCAGCTCGAAGTCACCACCTATCTCGACGATGTGGAGATGGAGTCGAGCGGTGATATCACGCCGCTGCGCCTGGACCTGCTGGGCCTGAATCTGAGCCAGAACAGCGACCAGGCGCTCGCCACGCTTCAGACCAGCAAGCCGTTCGACAAGGTCCGCCTCACTTTCAACTCCGGCCTCGTATCGGCTCTGTCGGGTGTTCAGGTCTACTCGGCCTGCGCCACCGCACAGTCACCGGCACCTTGAACCCAGCGCCCAAAAGGCGACGCAGGCTTGCACGAACAAGGGCGCCATCGGCGCCCTTGTTCGTTTTCAGCGCCGCACAAACCCGGCAGCGGGGGTGGCGTTGATCGCGACTTGCACGGATAATGCGCACCCGCTGCTGGGGCGTAGCCAAGCGGTAAGGCAACGGGTTTTGATCCCGTCATGCGATGGTTCGAATCCATCCGCCCCAGCCATTTCCAGCACCGTGGTCGATGTTTCCGGCATCCGACAAGGCCCCTGATCCATGAGCCGTCAAAAAGTCATAGCGAGTGCCACGGGAAACGCACTTTCCCATGCCAACTCGCAGTCGCTGTCGTCCACGGGCAATCCCCGCCTCGCTGATCCGGAAGTGACCGACGGTCAACTGATGCTGTTCGGCGGCAACGCCAATCCGGTCCTGGCGCAGGACATCGCCAACTACCTGAAGACGCCGCTCGGCAACGCCACCGTAAGCCGCTTTTCGGATGGCGAGGTCTATGTCGAGATTCTCGAGAACGTGCGCGGCAAGGATGTCTTCATCATTCAGCCGACCTGTGCACCGACCAACGACAGCATCATGGAACTGCTGTTGATGATCGATGCGCTCAAGCGCGCTTCGGCCGGCCGCGTCACCGCGGTGATTCCCTACTTCGGCTACGCCCGTCAGGACCGGCGCACACGGTCCTCGCGCGTGCCGATCTCGGCCAAGGTGGTGGCCGACATGATCGGTGAATGCGGCGCCGACCGCGTATTGACGGTCGATCTGCATGCCGACCAGATTCAGGGCTTTTTCGACGTTCCGGTCGACAATGTCTATGCCAGTCCGGTGCTGCTTGGCGACATCTGGCGCCAGAAGTACGAGAACCTGATTGTGGTGTCGCCGGATGTCGGCGGCGTGGTGCGCGCGCGCGCACTGGCCAAGCGCCTCGACGATGCCGATCTGGCGATCATCGACAAACGCCGCCCGCGCCCCAACGAAGCCAAGGTGATGAACATCATCGGAGATGTGCGCGGCAAGTCCTGCATATTGATCGACGATCTGGTCGATACTGCCGGCACGCTCGGGCAGGCCGCCGGCGCGCTCAAGGCCGCGGGCGCGATCCGTGTGGTCGCCTACGTGACGCACGCCGTGCTGTCGGGGCCGGCCGTGCACAACATCACCAATTCGCAGCTCGACGAGCTGGTGGTGACCGATACCATTCCGCTGAACCCCGCCGCTACCAGCTGCCCGAAGATCCGCCAGCTGCGCATCGCCGGCCTGCTGGCCGAAACGATTCGCCGCGTCAGCGCGGAAGAGTCGGTTTCTTCGCTCTACGTCGACTGAGGCCGAGGCCGGCAAACGCTTGGTTTCGCGCCAAGACGCCAAGGCGCAAAAGAAAAGCAAAGAAGTCGTTTTGCTTAATAGCCCTTAACTTTGCGTCTTGGCGCGAGAAAACGCCGTTCGATTCACGGCTTCGACCTCACGATCCGCAGATTCTTCCCGCCATCGCGTTTGGGTGCCGGAGGCGGCGGCATGCGTGAAACCCGTTCCGGATCGCTCAGGCGCGCTTCCAGGCGTTGCAGGCAGCGGTCCAGGGTCTGGCTGATCAGGATCTGATTGCGCACCTGCGACATTTTCGTCCAGGTGGCACGCTCGCCTTCCAGAATGAATCGCTTGACGTCCTCGATCTTGGGGTTGGCCGTGACCTTCATGTAGCGCCATAGGCTCTGCTGCGGAACGATCGTGACGTTGCCGCGATAGTCTTGATCGAGTATCGACGACAGTCCTTCGAGCTTGCGCTGAATCCCCGGCAACGGCGTCACCGCACGGGCCAGATTGACCAAGCCGCGCGCCTGCGTCAGCGCACTGGAGAACGCATATTCGCGCACGCCGCCGACCACGCCGAGACGCTCGCTCGGGTCCTGCTTGCCGAGGAACGGCAGTACATGCGGGTTGGTCTGGCTGACGATGAAATGATTGACGTTGTGCAGACGACGCAGCCGCAGCGTCGGCAAGTCGGACTTCAACGAACCGTCGTTCCACTTCAGCAGTGGCAGGAACGGTTGATGCTCGCCGTGCTCGTCACGCGTCATCAACATCACTGGCGGAAACAGCAACGGAACCGAGCATGAGGCCTGCACTGCTTCGCGTACGAACAGGTACGGGAACGTCAGGTAGTTGAGCAGTCGCGGCGGCTGATTGCTGCCGGCCGGCGATACCGTGATGTTGACCGCGCGGCCAGACACCTCAAATGCTTCTTCGAACGTCAGGTCGCGCACGTTCTTGTTGATCGCGCGGCGAACCTGCACAGGGTCCATGATGGTGCGCCGCTTGAGCATCTGCGCCAGTCCCAAGGCGCGCCAGAAGCGATAGTACGAGGTCTCAGGGTCCAGCAGTTCCTCGACTTCCGTCGGCCGGCGCGTGCCCACGGCCGCGGCCACCACGGAACCGGCACTGGAGCCGCTCAGCACCAGCGGCATCGCATCCTCCAGATACAGCGCCTTGACCACGCCGACGTGGAACAGCCCCAGGGTCGCCCCGCCCGACAGCAGTAGAGCGGAGCGGCCGTAGGACAAGGCCACCTCATGAAAGAATTTCAGCTTCTCGTGATACGGGAAATCCTCGAATTCATTGTCGGCAAGGTATTCGAGAACACCGGTGACCTCGGCCACATAGTCATGAATCAGATGCTTGGTGCCGACCCGCGAATACGAATACAGGCCCGGATTGCCGATGTTGGCCAGGTTCCAGTGCAGACCTTGACGCAGATGATGCACCAGCTGGCGCACGTCGCGAGCGCCACGCATCTGACGAAGATGCTTGAGACGGCTGCGTACCAGGCGCCAGTCGTAATCCTGCGAGGTCTCGTCTTCCTTCCAGTCGTCGCGACCCTCGCGCCGGTCGAGCTCAGCCGCAGCGTCGCGCCAGGTGCGGTAGTCCAGCGCATGACGCATGGCCTGCTCGCATTCCCGCGAAATCCGATCCATGCGGCGTCTCCGAAGTATTTGAACGAGCGGTATGTTGACGCATGGGCGGTGACGCCCACAAGCGCGGATGCGGGCCGTTCGACAGGTAAACTCGTCCCTCAATCCGATCAAATCGACACAAGGCCCTGATGCACCCTGAACTGAAACCGGCACTGGATGCCGTCGGCAGCGTCATGCTCGGAAAACCCGGACAGATCCGTCTCGCCCTGGCCTGCTTCCTGGCACGCGGCCATCTGCTGGTGGAGGACATTCCCGGTGTCGGCAAGACCACCCTGGCGCTGAGTCTGGCGCAGACCCTGGGCCTGCAGTTCCAGCGCTTGCAGTTCACCAGCGACCTGCTGCCGGCGGATATTCTCGGCGTGTCGATCTTCGAGCCCCAGACCGGAACCTTCCGCTTTCATCCGGGCCCGATCTTCTCGCAGCTGGTGCTCGCCGACGAGGTCAATCGGGCAAGCCCCAAAACCCAATCGGCCTTGCTGGAAGCAATGGAGGAGCGGCAGGTGACGGTCGAGAGCGAGACTCGCGCCCTGCCTTCGCCATTCTTCGTGATCGCCACCCAGAATCCGCTGTTCCAGATCGGCACCTTCCCGCTACCGGAATCGCAGCTCGACCGCTTCCTGATGCGGATTTCGCTGGGCTATCCGCCGCAGGCGGCGGAACGCGAGCTGCTGGCGGGCGGCGAGCGCCGCGATCTGGTCGACGACATCCGCGCCGTGCTCGATACCGAGAGTCTGCTCAAGCTGCAGGCGCGCGTTCGAGAAGTCCGGACCAGCCCGGCCCTGGTCGACTATCTGCTCGCGCTGGTGCAGCACACGCGCGAACACGGCGGGTTGCGTCACGGCCTGTCGCCACGCGGCGGGCTGGCGCTGCGCCGCGCCGCGCAGGCCTGGGCGCTGCTCGACGGGCGCAATGGCGTGGTACCGGAAGACGTACAGGCGGTCTTTGCGGCCGTGGTCGAGCACCGCCTGGTGGCCAAGACCAGTGGCGTCGCGGCACCGAGCGCCGCGCAATTGCTCGCCGAAGTCGCGATTCCGTGAGGCGTGAGGCGTGAGGCGTGAGGCGTGAGGCGTGAGGCGAAATAGCGTATGCGAATCTGGTTGATCGGCAAGATCCTGCTGCATCCCTTGCGTTCGGTTCAGGCCCGCATCGATGCCTGGGTGCTGGCGCGGGTCCGGCGTGAGGCCGGGCCCGTGGTGATCTCGCGACGCCGCGTCTACATCGTCCCCTCGCGCTACGGTTACATCTTCGCGGTGCTGTTGCTGGCGATGTTGCTCGGTTCGATGAACTACTCGAACAGCCTGGGTTTTCTGCTGACCTTCCTGCTGGCCGGCGTCGGCCTGGTCGCGATGCATCTCACGCACGCCAATCTCGTCAGCCTGCGCCTGCGTGTCGGTGAGCTTGAGCCGGTATTCGCCGGAGAAGTCGCGCGCTTCCCGGTGCGACTGAGCAACCGCGCGCCCAGCGCGCGCTACGCCGTGACGCTGAGCTGGCCACACGCCGAACCCAGCGGCGACACCGTCGACGTCGGCCAACAGTCGGAGGCCCTGGCCGAACTGCGCAAGCCGGCACCGCAGCGGGGCTGGTTACCGGCCGGCATCTTTTCGGTCTCCACCGAATTCCCACTCGGGCTGTTTCATGCCTGGACCTGGATCGAACTGGAAATGCGCAGCCTGGTCTATCCTCAGCCGGCACCGCCGGGACGTGCCATGCCGGCAGGATACGGCCACGGCGGGCATGGCAGCAGCGCCCGCAGCGGCCAGGAGGAATTCGCCGGCCTGCGGCCCTATCAGCGCGGCGACACGGCGCGCATGGTGCACTGGAAGAGCCTGCCCAAGCTGGCCAGCCCGATGGTCAAGCAGTTCGCCGACAGCAGCGACGAACAGCTGTGGCTGGACTGGGACGCGCTCGGCGCGCTGGATACCGAGGAGCGGCTGTCGCAGCTGACGCGCTGGGTGCTCGATGCCGACAACGGCTCGCTGGCCTATGGACTGCACCTGCCGGCCCTGCGCTTGGCACCCGATCGTGGCCCCGCGCACCGTCAGCGCTGCCTGCAGGCATTGGCCCTGTTCGGGGGCGCGTGATGGCGGTCTCGGCCGACGATTATCTGAGCCGCAATGCGCTGCTGCGTCTGCTGGCAGTGATGTTCCTGGTGATCGCGCCGCATGCCTCGCATCTGCCACTGTGGGCGGGTCTGTTGTCACTGCTGCTGATTCTGTGGCGCGCCACGGCAACCTTCCGCCAGTGGCCGCTGCCGCCACGCTGGGTCCGCTTCGCTTTGACCTTCGCCGCCTTTGCCGGCATCTGGGCGAGCTACGGACGCGTCAACAGCCAGACCGCCGGCACCGCGCTGTTCGTGCTGATGCTGAGTCTGAAGTTGACCGAAATGCGCTCGCGGCGCGACGTCATGGTCGTGGTGTTCCTGTTGTACTTCGTGCTGCTGACGCATTTCCTGTATTCACAGGAACTGTGGACGCTGCCCTACATGCTGGGCTGTGCCGTCGCCATCACGGCGTCTCTGGGTGATGCCAATCACCCGGGCGCTGCCCTGCCCTGGCGGTTCAGTCTGGGTCTGGGCGCCCGCGTCATCGCGCTGTCGCTACCCTTGATGCTGGTGCTGTTCGTGCTGTTTCCGCGCATTCCCGGGCCGCTCTGGGGACTGCCCTCGGACAGCGGCGCCGGCCGCACCGGCCTGTCCGATTCGCTGGCGCCCGGCGACATTTCCTCCTTGATCGAATCCAACGAAGTCGCGTTTCGTGTCAGCTTCGACGGCGCGCCGCCCGCCCCGGCACAGCGGTACTGGCGCGGCCCGAGCTTCTGGAGCTTCGACGGCTATCGCTGGGAACCGGGCTATCGCGGCAATGAGCTTCAGCACCCACCGCTCGAATGGTCCGGCGCGCCGCTGGACTACGTCGTCACGCTCGAACCGCAGCGCCGTCCCTGGCTCATGGCCCTGGAACTGCCGGTTCCCACGGCACTGCCGGCCAACAGCCGGCTGGGGCCGGACTATCAGTTGCTCGCGAACAAGCCGGTCGCCGGTCGCCGTGCCTACCGGCTGCGCTCATACCCGAACTATCGTCTGCAAACCGAGCTTCCGGACCTGGTGCGACGCCTCAGCCTGCGCCTGCCGCGTGACGCCAATCCGAAAACCCGTGACTACGCCTTGCGGCTGCGGACACGCAACCTGACCGATCGCCAGATCGTCGACCATGTGCTCGACCGGTTTCGCGAGCAGGAATATTTCTACACCTTGAGTCCGCCGCCATTGGGACGCGACAGCGTCGACGATTTCCTGTTCTCGACCAAGCGCGGCTTCTGCGAACACTACGCCAGCAGCTTTACCGCCTTGATGAGAGCCGCCGGCATTCCGGCCCGCGTTGTCACCGGCTATCTCGGCGGCGAGATCAATGAGCTGGGCGGCTACATGATCGTGCGTCAGTCTGATGCCCATGCCTGGAGCGAAGTCTGGCTGGAAGGACAAGGTTGGATCAGGGTCGATCCCACCGCTGCGGTCGCCCCGTCGCGCATCGAGACCGGCGTTGAAGGCGCACTCGACGCCGTCGGCGAGCGCATGCCGGGTTCACTGTTCAGCACCACACGCCTGCGCTACTGGATCGAAGCGCGCTGGGATTGGGTCAATGCCAGCTGGAACGGACTGGTGCTGGGCTACGGGCCGGAACTGCAGCGCGCCTTCCTGTCGCGCTTCGGTGTAGACAGCCTGCGCAGCATGATCCTGGTGCTGACGGCCCTGGTCGTCGTCATTCTCGTGGCGATCAGCCTGATCACCTTGAAGCGCCTGCACCCACCGGCGACGGAAGATCGCGCACAGCGCCTGTGGCGCGGACTACAGCGGCGGCTTGCGCGCCGTGGATTGATTCAGAATCCGGGCGAAGGGGCCGGTGATTTCGCGCGCCGGGTGGCGCAGGAGCGGCCGGATCTGGCGGTGGCGGTCCACCGGATCAGCATGCTGTATCACTCCCTGCGCTACCTGGACGGCGAGGATGCCGCCACCGAGAAGGCACTGCGATCCGCCGTCAGCCAGTTCCGGCCTTGAGCCTCAGGCGGCCGATTCGCCCACCAGTACCGGGCCGATCACCGCCGGGCTCCATGACGTTTCGTGTGGGAAACCCCGATTTCATGCAGCACGGTCAGGTCTAGCGGCTCTGCACGGCAGAACCTTCATGCTTGCCGTATCGATCCGGGCCGGACACCGGGCGCTCGACGGGTTCGTTCCGTCCCTCAACGCGGGCTACTACACATCGAACGTATCGCTCGGTGTCATCGCCCTGCTGTATCTCGGCCGCCGCCTTGGCGGTGCTCTTGCGGCGACGCAACACGCATTGGCGCCTTCTTCACCGAGTTGCGCTCGGCGGAGTCGCTCTCGGCGGCTTTCACAGCTTGGCGATCGGTGCAGCAAAGGCAAAACATCCCCGCCGCGCCAGAATCGCTGTTCGCACCGCTTCTCCGGGCGTGACGTTTACCAAGCCAGTATCTGGAGCCCTGGAATATCGTTGAAGTCGCTCGCGTTCATGGTCACCAAGGTGGCACGGTGCGAAAGCGCCTGTGCAGCAATCATCCGATCGAGCAGCTTTCGACGGGAATAACCCGCAGTCTCGACGATCACTCGGTAGCACTCGGCCGCCGCGTCGTCGAAAGGCAGCACCGGCAAGGTTTCCAGGATTGCATCGAGCCGCACGCGCCGCACTCCGGTTTCGCGTGGTTCTCGATAGACACCGCCCTCAAGTTCCACACGCGTCACGATCGACAGGAGTATCGCTCCGTCGAGGGCCGCCACCCGTTTCATGAGCTCTGCATCGCCATCCCTGAGATAGATCGCCACGTTGGTGTCGAGCAGAAAAGTCACGCGTCAAAGTCCCTGGCGCTCTGGTATCGGCTCCTCGTCGCGTACTTCGACGCTGCTCGGCTTCGGTAGGGCGGCGAGACGCGCAAGCATTTCGGTAACGGACGGCTTGGCAGGATATATGGTCAGCACATCGCCGGAACGCACAATCGTCACGTCGATCTCGCGCCCGAAAGCGACGTCGCGCGGCAGCCGGACGGCTTCGCTGTTACCGCTCTTGAAGGTACGACTGGCAGTGACAGTCATTCGAGGAACCCGAAATTGAAGTAATCACGCGTATATACATTCTTCGGCTGCGCTTGGCAACCGGACGCGTACTCGCACCAGCCCTACGCGTCCTGCTCCGGCACGCGCGCCAGCAGGATCGCGCCGGCCGCGAACAGGATCAGCAGGCTCAGAATCGACAGGCGCGGGCTGCCGCTGACGACAGCGGTGACGCCGACCAGCACCGGACCGATCACCGCCGCGAACTTGCCGAGCATGTTGTAGAAGCCGAAGAACTCACCGGCGTGGCCCTCCGGAATCAGGCGTGCGTAGTACGAGCGCGACAGCGCCTGAATGCCGCCCTGCACACAACCGATCGCCGCAGCCATCATGTAGAACTGCGTCACCGTTTGCAGGAAGTAAGCCCACAGCGTGACCCCAGCATAGATCGCGATCGCCACGAAGATCGCGCGGCGCGTACCGATGCGATGACCCAGCCAGCCGAAGGCGATCGCCATCGGGAATCCAATGAACTGCACCATCAGCAAGGCGCCGATCAGGCTGTCGGACTCGAAACCGAGCTTCTGCCCGAAATCCACGGCCATGCGGATGATGGTGTCGACGCCGTCGATGTAGAGCCAATAGGCGATCAGGAACAGCCATACCGGCCGCATTTCGCGCAATCGCCGCAAGGTGTTCAACAGTTCACGCCAGCCTGGGGCGAGATCGGTGACGTTCCCGCCACGCTCGGGCACCTTGAGGAACAGGGGCAAGGAAAACGCCAGCCACCAGAACGCGACCATGAGAAAGGCGACGCGCGTCGCGATTCCGGCGTCGGCCAAGCCAAACCATTGCGGCTTCAGGGCCATCGCCACATTGACGGCGAACAGCAGGCCGCCGCCGAGATAGCCGAGTCCATAGCCAAGCGAGGACACCCGGTCGAACTCCTGCGGCTTGGCGACGTTGACGATCAGCGCATCGTAGAAGCACATGCCGCCGAAGAAGGCGATCGAACCGATCGTGAACAGCGCCAGCGCCCATTGCCACTGGCCCTGGCTGACGAAGAACAGCGCCGCCGTGCTGAGCACGCCGAGCAGCGTGGTCGCCGCCAGAAAGCGCTTCTTCCAGCCGTGACGGTCGGCCACCGCGCCCAGCCACGGCGACAGCAGCATCACCACCAGGCTCGAAATCGATCCGCCGAGACCCAGATACAGGGTCTGCGTCGACGGGGCCACGCCATCGGCCCAGTAGCGGTTGAAGAAGATCGGGAAGAAGCCGGCGATCACCGTCGTCGCGAACGCGGAGTTCGCCCAGTCGTAGAACGCCCAGGCCCATTGCGCGCCGCGGCCCGTGTCCTCAGTCGAAGTCGTGGGCATACACGAATGCGTCCTCGCGCCCCTGCTCGGCCGGATAGTAGTTCTTGCGCAGACCCACCCGCTGAAAGCCGTAGGCCTCGTACAACGCCATCGCCGCCTTGTTGGCGCGGCGGACCTCCAGCAGCATCATCGTGCAGTTCGCCGCACGCGCCAGCCTCATCAAGTGTTCCAGCACAAAGCGTGCGATGCCCTGACGCTGCCGCTCCGGCGACACGCACAGATTCAGCAGATGCGCCTCGCCGACGGCCATCGTCAGCAGGCCGTAGCCCTGCACTTCGCCGATGCTGTTGACCACCACCCAGGCGCTGTAACCGGCGCGCAGACAGTCGCGGAAGATGCCCTCGCTCCAGGGGAAATCGTAGACCCGCCGCTCGATATCC
The DNA window shown above is from Gammaproteobacteria bacterium and carries:
- a CDS encoding DUF3488 and transglutaminase-like domain-containing protein produces the protein MAVSADDYLSRNALLRLLAVMFLVIAPHASHLPLWAGLLSLLLILWRATATFRQWPLPPRWVRFALTFAAFAGIWASYGRVNSQTAGTALFVLMLSLKLTEMRSRRDVMVVVFLLYFVLLTHFLYSQELWTLPYMLGCAVAITASLGDANHPGAALPWRFSLGLGARVIALSLPLMLVLFVLFPRIPGPLWGLPSDSGAGRTGLSDSLAPGDISSLIESNEVAFRVSFDGAPPAPAQRYWRGPSFWSFDGYRWEPGYRGNELQHPPLEWSGAPLDYVVTLEPQRRPWLMALELPVPTALPANSRLGPDYQLLANKPVAGRRAYRLRSYPNYRLQTELPDLVRRLSLRLPRDANPKTRDYALRLRTRNLTDRQIVDHVLDRFREQEYFYTLSPPPLGRDSVDDFLFSTKRGFCEHYASSFTALMRAAGIPARVVTGYLGGEINELGGYMIVRQSDAHAWSEVWLEGQGWIRVDPTAAVAPSRIETGVEGALDAVGERMPGSLFSTTRLRYWIEARWDWVNASWNGLVLGYGPELQRAFLSRFGVDSLRSMILVLTALVVVILVAISLITLKRLHPPATEDRAQRLWRGLQRRLARRGLIQNPGEGAGDFARRVAQERPDLAVAVHRISMLYHSLRYLDGEDAATEKALRSAVSQFRP
- the rimI gene encoding ribosomal protein S18-alanine N-acetyltransferase — encoded protein: MSACPDSPAESAPLRLLPMHPEHLPQVLDIERRVYDFPWSEGIFRDCLRAGYSAWVVVNSIGEVQGYGLLTMAVGEAHLLNLCVSPERQRQGIARFVLEHLMRLARAANCTMMLLEVRRANKAAMALYEAYGFQRVGLRKNYYPAEQGREDAFVYAHDFD
- a CDS encoding AbrB/MazE/SpoVT family DNA-binding domain-containing protein, translated to MTVTASRTFKSGNSEAVRLPRDVAFGREIDVTIVRSGDVLTIYPAKPSVTEMLARLAALPKPSSVEVRDEEPIPERQGL
- a CDS encoding MFS transporter, with product MPTTSTEDTGRGAQWAWAFYDWANSAFATTVIAGFFPIFFNRYWADGVAPSTQTLYLGLGGSISSLVVMLLSPWLGAVADRHGWKKRFLAATTLLGVLSTAALFFVSQGQWQWALALFTIGSIAFFGGMCFYDALIVNVAKPQEFDRVSSLGYGLGYLGGGLLFAVNVAMALKPQWFGLADAGIATRVAFLMVAFWWLAFSLPLFLKVPERGGNVTDLAPGWRELLNTLRRLREMRPVWLFLIAYWLYIDGVDTIIRMAVDFGQKLGFESDSLIGALLMVQFIGFPMAIAFGWLGHRIGTRRAIFVAIAIYAGVTLWAYFLQTVTQFYMMAAAIGCVQGGIQALSRSYYARLIPEGHAGEFFGFYNMLGKFAAVIGPVLVGVTAVVSGSPRLSILSLLILFAAGAILLARVPEQDA
- a CDS encoding type II toxin-antitoxin system VapC family toxin; this translates as MTFLLDTNVAIYLRDGDAELMKRVAALDGAILLSIVTRVELEGGVYREPRETGVRRVRLDAILETLPVLPFDDAAAECYRVIVETAGYSRRKLLDRMIAAQALSHRATLVTMNASDFNDIPGLQILAW